The Bifidobacterium animalis subsp. animalis ATCC 25527 genomic interval CTCGGCTCCGGCAAGTCGATCAATCTGGCCGGCCCGAACATCATTTTCGTCTACATTCTCGTGGGCGGCATCATGTTCCTCATGATGCGCGCGATTGGCGAACTCATGTACCGCGACCCGAGCCAGCACACGTTCATCAACTTCATTCGCTTCTACCTAGGTGACGGATGGGGCAAGTTCGCGCTGTGGTCGTACTGGATCGTGCTCATTCTCATAGGCATGACCGAGATCACCGCCGTGGGGCAGTACTGCGTCACGTTCTTCCGTACGCTCGGGTACGACGTCTCCGCTTGGAAGGGGCTCATAGAACTCGGGTTCCTGCTGCTGCTCGTCATGATCAATCTCATTGCCGTCAAGGCGTTCGGCGAGGCGGAGTTCTGGTTTTCGATGATCAAGATCACGCTGATCGTGGCCATGATCGCCACCGCCGTGATCATGCTCGTCTGCGGTTTCAAATACAACGCCGTGCAGGTGCCCGGGCAGGACCATGTGTCGCCGGCCGGCAGTGTGACGCTCGACAATCTGACCCGTGGATTCTCGCTCGCGCCGAATGGCTGGCTGGCATTCCTGATGAGCTTCCAGATGGTCTTCTTCGCCTATGAGATGATCGAATTCATAGGCGTCACCGTCTCCGAGACGAAGAACCCGCGCAAGGTGCTGCCGAAGGCGATCAACGGCATCATCGTGCGCGTGCTCATCTTCTACGTGGGCGCGTTGCTGGCGATCATGACGATTGTGCCGTGGCGCAACTTCCGTCCGAACAAAGACGGCTCCTTCGCCTCGCCGTTCATCATGGTGTTCGAATACGCGGGCGCGAACTGGGCGGCCGCCCTCGTGTTCTTCGTGGTGGTCACGGCCGCCGCCTCGTCACTCAACTCGCTGCTGTATTCGGCTGGGCGCCATCTGTATGAGATCGCCGAGGATTCCCCGTCGCCTACGATTGCGAAACTCGGCGTCGTCTCGAAGACGAAGGTGCCGGCGCGCGCGATCATCGCATCGGCGATCCTCGTGCTGCTCTCGCCGGTCATCGAGATGATCCCGCGCGTCTCGGGCGCTTTCGTCATGTTCTCGTCGGCGTCGTCGGCCGTGATCATCTTCATTTACATATTGACGATGATCGCGCACTACCGTTACCGCAATTCGCCGCAGTTCATGGCGAACGGGTTCCGCATGCCGGCGTACCGCGTGCTCAACCCGCTCACCACCGCGTTCTTCGTGTTCATCTACTGCACGCTGTT includes:
- a CDS encoding amino acid permease, whose protein sequence is MSDVQQPAEPHETPHEEEVNASLETLDKDNEMERGLSNRHVQFIAIGGAIGTGLFLGSGKSINLAGPNIIFVYILVGGIMFLMMRAIGELMYRDPSQHTFINFIRFYLGDGWGKFALWSYWIVLILIGMTEITAVGQYCVTFFRTLGYDVSAWKGLIELGFLLLLVMINLIAVKAFGEAEFWFSMIKITLIVAMIATAVIMLVCGFKYNAVQVPGQDHVSPAGSVTLDNLTRGFSLAPNGWLAFLMSFQMVFFAYEMIEFIGVTVSETKNPRKVLPKAINGIIVRVLIFYVGALLAIMTIVPWRNFRPNKDGSFASPFIMVFEYAGANWAAALVFFVVVTAAASSLNSLLYSAGRHLYEIAEDSPSPTIAKLGVVSKTKVPARAIIASAILVLLSPVIEMIPRVSGAFVMFSSASSAVIIFIYILTMIAHYRYRNSPQFMANGFRMPAYRVLNPLTTAFFVFIYCTLFIGADTRGPAIAGLVWLVVFGGYCVLHERFQNRDLKQSIDSAGDAHA